The region GTTGTCACAGGTGGCCTGCAAGTTGTGGGTGACTTGCGAAAGGGTGCTGAACCTCTTTCGAAACTAGCGCCTGTGGCAGGCAGCACAAGTGTAGCATCCCAATACTTTCCCGAGGCTTTCAGTACTCCTGAAGTCCGGATCGGACGCGTTCTGGGCATAGGTGGTACCTATCGATTTGGAAAGTGGAGAAACGTTCATCGTACCGGGTTTGCTCCAGATTTTTTACACTTGTCGAGACTGCTGTCTGCATGCAGATGCATATTCACATGCGTATTCACAGACGTGAGATCGACGTTGTACACCTGCGGGCTTACTTCCAGGCCTGAACAGTTTAGACTTTATCAGAAGCATTTCTATCAGAAGCACTCTTCGTTTTCTGCGGTCCGACTGGAAATGACAATTGCAGATAAGCCTTTCTGATCGGCTTTCTTCCAGCGCGCAGATATCCTTGAACCCCACCCCCACTTCTCCACGCCTGCTTTGGTAACTAAGCGAGGTAGCTAAGCGAGGTAACTAAGCGAATCAGCGCAAACCCGAGTCTCCGATGGTCGCGTTCGCCTGGGCCGGTTCTCCCCTGGGCATGTCTTCCCTACCCACTCTCCCCTCCCGCGCCCAACTGATCCCGCTGCAGTAACCGGTCCCGCTGCACTTGAGATGCCGTGCCTCGGGCGTGCCTCTTTCGGTCCGGAAGCATGCGGGGACTCTTCTGCCGGTTGGCCTGCCCGCTCGCGTTCATCTGGGCTTTTGTCATTTGAGCTTATGTCATTCGGGTCCGTAGGACTAGGTGCCTCCATCGGCGCGTTGTCTAACTTTGTTCACCAGCAAGCGTACGCTCAGTGCATCTCGAACTCAGGGCATCTCGGCATCGGGGAGTGCTCCCCGCCTTGAGACTACTACTGGCCTCCACGCTAGTCAACCGAAACGCTGCCTGCACCCAGGCCTCCAGCTTCCCGGAGCCCGCGTCCTGCCACCTTGCCGCAGAGGGCTCTCAAACCGAAATTGCTCTGTGATTGCTCTATGTGTGAGCTTATGTGTGAGGAACCGCTCAACTCATGTGTGAGGAATTGGAAATCGGCCTATGTGTGAGGAGCCTATGTGTGAGGAATGCCACTCCTTGTGGAAAACCCCTCCCCCCCCTTCTGAGGGCCGTGTGTGAGGAATGTGTGAGCTGATGTGTGAGCCTATGTGTGAGGAGGGGGATTTCGCCCCTTTCACCACACTGCCTTTCAGCTCGGCCCAGCGTCGTCTCCAAACGCCCCTTGGGGACGCTCCCACTCTTCCTCGCTCAAAAACACGTCCTGATCAAAGCTTTCGCTGCGGGCGGCCTGGATATCCTCTTCGTCCATGTCGTAGGGCGTCCCTCGCTTCACCATGTCTTTGACAGACTTGTCTCTCTTGATCGTCGTCTCGAATTCCTCCTCGTAGCCGGAGATGGTCTCTGTCATCTCCGGGTCGATTTCCGCAGCGCTCGCAAACTGATCCTCGTTCCCGAATATGCCGGCGGGCGCGTGCAGTTCGTGAAGACCGACGCCATCGAGTGGGTGGAAGCAGCGGGCGATTACGTGCAGCTCCACACCCCCGACACGACGCACCTTCTGCGCAAGACGATGCAGGAGATGGAGGCGGCACTCGACGGGGACCAGTTCCTCCGAATCCACCGCTCGACCATCGTGAACGTAGACTGCCTTCAGGAAATGCGGCCCTACGGCTCCAACAACGAGTACACCGTCATCCTGGAGGACGGCACGAAGCGCAAGCTCAGCCGCACCTACCAGGACGAGGTGGATTCATTCTTCGACGGGGCGCTTTAATCCGCCCCTGAGACATGGCAAACCCGCCCATCGACTCTAAGCTACGACATGGAGGCAGACAAGCAGCAGACGCTCCATCGCGAAGGTGGATCTTGGGAGCTAAGCTTCCAGAGCGAGGTGGGGCTGCCAGCCCCCTGTGGGGCAGCGGTAAGGTAGAGGGGACCAGGTCTGGGCAAGCGCTGACTAGGGGCTTGCCGACAACCTCGGCACCACGCTCGGCGTGCAGTCAGGCGCCGCCGGCCAGTCGAGCGCTACTGGACAACCAGGGACCACCGGCGCACGAGCGATCTGGACGTTCGAGGCTGTTGCGCTGGCCGGTGGCAAACCTGCAGCAGACAGCGCGGGCTGGTGGACCTGGGCTCTCGCCCGCAGGCACACCGCTCGACAGAGATATTTTCTGACAGGGGTTCATAGGTGCTCCAAGACCTTCGAGATGCAAAGCGCGGTCACCACGGTTTCTCCAACTGGGTCTCAGTGGAGGTCTCCGGGTAGAAGAGGTAGTGGAAGGCGTCTCTCTCAGCCCTTCAAGGGTAGCCGATAATATTTCGTTATCAGTTGTTAGATTTATCGCCCAAAGCGGGACTGAATGGGGCCGGTCCATCGGGCGATCCGCTGGGCGACTTGACAGGTTGGTAGGCGATCACTGCTCTGCGTCGCCTACCCCTCCGTGACACTGATCGACTCTACCTCCTCTTCTGAGAACCGCAGGACTTCTCCACTGGCCGTTTTGATCTTGTAGCCCTCCCGGGTTTTTCGAATGTCGTCTTCCGACTCGACCTGATACCGGGTCTTTCGCCGGTCCGTGGTGGTTACTTCGGCAACAAGCATATTGGCTTGAATCGCTTTGGCTTAGCTCACTCGGACTTGACTCACTGAGCTGGGCGTTTCGTCTTGAAGCAGGGCGGACTGAGATGGGGCAGAATGAGGGCAAGGCCCTGGTCTCTGAGCACTTCCACAACCTGTTCCAGAAGCTCTCAAGTCGCGGGGACCGGAATCCCCATGTGAGACCCGAGTTCCAGAAGATCTGAATCTCCGGACACGACAGCCTCTGCCTCCAACTCCGGAGCATATTCGAGAATTTTGTTGTCATCCAGATCCGAACTTATGCCTTTAATCGACGGTGGATCGGGGGTGTACAAGACGACCTCCCTAGAGGCAAACGCTTCGATCGGGACGCGCTTCTCCGACCTGCCTACTGCACCGGTCTTTTGGAGAGCCTTCTGGTACTCCATCACGGTCGGATCGGAGAGGGAAAGCGTGATTCGGTCGTCGAACCAAAGCTCCACAACCTGCCGAGGAAGGCCGCTGAAAGCCAAGGGCACGAAGATGTTTGTATCAACGGCAACCCTTGCCTCGACCCTCCACCGGCAGGCGTCCGCCCCACAGCCCTTCCTGAGCACGGCGTTGCTAGTGCGTTTTCCTCCCGTCGTGCCGGCTTCTAAAGACGATCCTCTGGGTCGTCATCGGTCCAAATGGCCAGCTGTGCCGTAGCTGTAGTCAGGCGGCGACTTGAGAGGAAAGTGTCTTTTGAAGGTTGCACAGCGCGTATTACAAGTGGTGCAATGGAAAAGCTCTTGTCTACTTCCGGTGTCTCCTTCTTTGTCTGGCCGACGAGAACAGGTTCTCATTCCAAAGTCATGTGTTATTATTTTTGGCCGACGGTTATTGCCAAGAGTGATACCTTCAGTTGTTACTGGGCAAATTGGGATTCCTGCCATGGCCAGTTGAGTGGCCGCCGCCCGGGCCTCACCTAGGCGCCTTCACCAAGCGCTCTCAACAAGTACACCGGGAAGGGCCTTCTGATCACTTTTGAGAAGTGTAAAGGAGGGTGAGGACCCACTGACGTACTACAGGTATCGGTTTGATCTGGGATTGAGCTTGAATCCCCAGGACGTCTCCTTTGCACGCCCAGGCCAAGAGGATACCAGTCAAGTACACGGCTTCGGCTCGCTGCAGGAAAAACCTGCGGTTTCGGAGATATGATTAGCCAAGCAAAAGTTATTTTAGGGTGGAACCACTTTTCGACACGAACAATCGTTCGGCATGAAAAACCTACTGACACGACCCTCCGGCAACCCTGTACTGCTGGACGGCGGCCTGGGTCAGGAACTGATCCGCCGGGGCATGCTGGACACGGAGCCTTCACTCTGGTCCGCAAATGCCCTCACCGAAGCCCCTGACCTAGTGCAGGAGGTGCACGAGGACTACCTGCGCGCAGGCGCAGACGTGATCACCACCAACACCTACGCTACGCCCCCGGAACGCCTCTCAGAGGCTGGCCTGGAAGGCCGGGCCGAGGCGCTCAACCAAAAGGCCGGCCGCCTGGCGGAGCGCGCACGGGCAGCGGTTGGCCAGGACGCTCTCATTGCGGGATCTCTACCTCCGATTCGAGGGAGTTACCGGCCCGACTTGGTCGGCGAGATGGACGAGATCGAGCCACAGTACCGCGAGCAGGCCGGCTACCTGGCCCCACACGTCGACTTCTTCCTCTGTGAGACGATGTCGACCCCAGGTGAGGCCCAGGCGGCGGCCAGAGGAGCCGCATCGACCGGGTGTCCAGTGCTGGTGTCGTATACGATTGCGGACCCCTCGTCGCCGGAAGAGGCCGAGCCGCGTCTTCGCGACGGGCGGTCTCTCGAGGAAGCGGTCGAAGCACTGTCGGGGCTTCCGGTGGAGGGAATCCTGCTGAACTGCTCCTACCCCGAAAGCATCTCGGCGGCCGTGCCAGTCCTCCGCGAGCTGACCGACCGGCCAGTCGGCGCTTACGCCAACGCGTTTACTCACATCCCGGATGACTTCGACGAGCATGCGGACGCCCTGAACTCGGGCGCCAGACCCGAACAGCGCGAGGACCTTTCTCCCGAAGCCTACGCCAAGCATGTCGAAAACTGGCTGAGCGCCGGCGCCGATATCGTGGGCGGGTGCTGCGAGGTTGGGCCGGGTCACGTTGCTCACCTGCGCACCATGATCGATAGCGCGGCGGACACTCGCCGGGCAGCGGGATAGCAATCTCGGTTCGGCGAGACGACCTTCCCGCAAGCCGGCCTCCCCGAAGGCTGTATCTCTGGCCACACGTCGAAGCACACCGTCGTTGCTCCCGGCAACGCAGACGAGACGAAGCGATCTCGACGAGTATCGTCGTCGAACGTCTCGCTGTCGTCCTCCGAAGCCAAGATTCCGAGCAATGGCAGTGCAGAGCGCCAGGGCCGTTTGACCAGAACCGCAGTTTGCTCATCCATGTGGCAAGGCGGTCGCACTGGGATCGCGACGGCGGAGGAGGGCTCCCGCATCGTGAGCGGGATCACAGCCGACGTGCGCGACTCTTTGAGAATGGCTCGGGTTCCTTCCAAAGATTGGGCCATTCGTTTTTGATGCAGACAGATCGTCCGCTCTGTCTGCTCATTTACAGACATGTGTTTGAGAAAGGTTTACTGGTTCCTCCTGGCGTCCGGCGGCGTAAGCCGCCTCAATTTGGCGCAGAGCCCGGTAGGGGTAGCGGCCCGCCAGGAATCGGGGTGGCCCACCTCAATCGGCTCGTGCCGATGACGCCAGCTGCCCGCCTCGCCCATCCACCCGGCGTTCAAACCGGAAGATCGTCAATCCGAGTACGCATATTCCAAGTACACATATGATGACACCCCGGACGGCGACAGATGTCGATACAGCAATTATCGGAACCGGCTTCGCCGGCCTCGGCGCATCGATCCGGCTCTTGCAGGAGGGCGAGGACGACTTTGTCGTGTTTGAACGGGCAGAAGAGGTCGGGGGGGTCTGGCGAGAAAATCGCTATCCGGGCTGCGCCTGCGACACGGCCTCCCACCTGTACTCGTTTTCGTTTGCGCCGAAGCCGGACTGGTCCCAGCGATTTGCGAAACGAGATGAGATCCTTACGTACCTGAAGACCTGCGCGACGCAGTTTGGCGTCCGCCCGCATATTCGGTTTGGGCATACGGTCGAGCGCGCGGTCTGGGAAGAAGAAGCGCTGAGATGGAAAATCGACACCTCGGAGGGGACCTGCACTGCACGTACGCTTGTCCTGGGCGTCGGCACGCACTCCCAGCCGCACGTCCCCGACCTTCCCGGCCAGGCGCGGTTTGACGGCCGAGCCTTTCACTCGGCCGACTGGCCAGCCGACTTCGACCCGACGGGAAAGCGCGTCGCCGTTGTCGGGACGGGGGCCTCGGCAGTTCAGATCGTGCCCGCTCTCCAACCGCATGCCGAGCACCTGACGCTTTTTCAGCGCACGCCGGCATGGGTGGTCCCCCACGGTAATTCAGAGATCCCCCCCTCGGTGCATCGCCTCTTCGAGCGCATTCCGGGGCTGCTGCTGCTCTGGCGGTACGTTCTGCACACCATCCGAGAGATGTCGGGATTGCTCTTCTGGCACCCGAAAATTGCTCGCCTCGTGGAGCCGCTCGTTCGCCTCTGGATGCGACGTCAAATTCCGGACCCCGATCTGAGGGAGACCCTGACGCCTAACTATACCCTTGGCTGCAAGCGCATTCTTCACTCCGACGATTACTATCCGGCTCTGATGCAGCCGAACGTGCGGGTAGTCGACGGAGCCGCACGCGAGGTGCATGCCGCTGCTGTGTCCGGGCCCGACGCGACGAGTACCACTGTGTCGGATTCCGATGCAACAACGGTCCCCGCGGCGGGGCCGCACGCGGCGGACGCGATCGTCTACTGCACCGGCTTCAAGTCCACGAACATGCCGTTCAGTCGCTGTATTTACGGGCGGGGCGGGCGCTCGCTCAACGAGGTCTGGGGGCCGTCGCCTCGCGCGCATCTGGGCACGACGGTCTCCGGATTCCCAAACTTGTTTCTGTTGCGAGGACCAAACACCGGGCTCGGCCACAACTCGATCCTCCCGATGATCGAAGCGCAGATCGAGCACATCCTCGGCGCGCTGCAGTACATGGAGGCAACAGGC is a window of Salinibacter grassmerensis DNA encoding:
- a CDS encoding homocysteine S-methyltransferase family protein, with amino-acid sequence MKNLLTRPSGNPVLLDGGLGQELIRRGMLDTEPSLWSANALTEAPDLVQEVHEDYLRAGADVITTNTYATPPERLSEAGLEGRAEALNQKAGRLAERARAAVGQDALIAGSLPPIRGSYRPDLVGEMDEIEPQYREQAGYLAPHVDFFLCETMSTPGEAQAAARGAASTGCPVLVSYTIADPSSPEEAEPRLRDGRSLEEAVEALSGLPVEGILLNCSYPESISAAVPVLRELTDRPVGAYANAFTHIPDDFDEHADALNSGARPEQREDLSPEAYAKHVENWLSAGADIVGGCCEVGPGHVAHLRTMIDSAADTRRAAG
- a CDS encoding flavin-containing monooxygenase, producing the protein MMTPRTATDVDTAIIGTGFAGLGASIRLLQEGEDDFVVFERAEEVGGVWRENRYPGCACDTASHLYSFSFAPKPDWSQRFAKRDEILTYLKTCATQFGVRPHIRFGHTVERAVWEEEALRWKIDTSEGTCTARTLVLGVGTHSQPHVPDLPGQARFDGRAFHSADWPADFDPTGKRVAVVGTGASAVQIVPALQPHAEHLTLFQRTPAWVVPHGNSEIPPSVHRLFERIPGLLLLWRYVLHTIREMSGLLFWHPKIARLVEPLVRLWMRRQIPDPDLRETLTPNYTLGCKRILHSDDYYPALMQPNVRVVDGAAREVHAAAVSGPDATSTTVSDSDATTVPAAGPHAADAIVYCTGFKSTNMPFSRCIYGRGGRSLNEVWGPSPRAHLGTTVSGFPNLFLLRGPNTGLGHNSILPMIEAQIEHILGALQYMEATGTAAVEPRPAAQERFVEQVDRWSKNTVWTDGGCDSWYLDESGRNAVLWPRSIAAFRRRAEDFDPSEYVTVSRPASSNGTMSKTPAEKAGRGPRSGK
- a CDS encoding LytTR family DNA-binding domain-containing protein: MQFVKTDAIEWVEAAGDYVQLHTPDTTHLLRKTMQEMEAALDGDQFLRIHRSTIVNVDCLQEMRPYGSNNEYTVILEDGTKRKLSRTYQDEVDSFFDGAL
- a CDS encoding putative toxin-antitoxin system toxin component, PIN family, which gives rise to MLRKGCGADACRWRVEARVAVDTNIFVPLAFSGLPRQVVELWFDDRITLSLSDPTVMEYQKALQKTGAVGRSEKRVPIEAFASREVVLYTPDPPSIKGISSDLDDNKILEYAPELEAEAVVSGDSDLLELGSHMGIPVPAT